A stretch of Vigna radiata var. radiata cultivar VC1973A unplaced genomic scaffold, Vradiata_ver6 scaffold_170, whole genome shotgun sequence DNA encodes these proteins:
- the LOC106780310 gene encoding vesicle-associated protein 4-1 codes for MAISGRQNPSSDARLFKLCPFWSSRNGLLSSNHSEANVQRSSKTVSSVARSLLPPRRRLRLDPSSYLYFPYEPGKQVRSAVLLKNTSKSHVAFKFQTTAPKSCYMRPPGGILAPGESLIATVFKFVEQPENNEKLSDQKHRVKFKIMSLKVKEGVDYVPELFDEQKDLVAVERILRVVFIDPERQSPALEKLKRQLAEADAAVEARKKPPAEAGPRVVAEGLVIDEWKERREKYLARQQVQAVDSV; via the exons ATGGCCATCTCCGGCCGCCAAAACCCAAGCTCCGACGCGCGGCTGTTCAAGCTCTGTCCCTTCTGGAGTTCGCGGAACGGATTGTTGTCTTCCAACCATTCCGAAGCGAACGTTCAAAGGTCCTCCAAAACGGTCTCGTCCGTCGCCAGGTCGCTGCTTCCTCCGCGCCGGAGGCTCCGTCTCGATCCTTCCAGTTACCTCTACTTTCCAT ATGAACCGGGGAAGCAGGTGAGGAGCGCGGTTCTGTTGAAAAACACGAGCAAGTCTCACGTTGCTTTCAAG TTTCAAACTACGGCGCCAAAAAGTTGTTACATGCGGCCTCCTGGTGGGATTCTTGCTCCCGGGGAAAGTTTGATTGCAACTG TGTTTAAGTTTGTGGAGCAACCTGAGAACAATGAGAAGTTGTCGGATCAGAAGCATAGGGTGAAGTTCAAAATCATGAGTCTCAAAGTGAAAGAAGGGGTGGACTACGTACCTGAGCTG TTTGATGAACAAAAGGATCTAGTGGCAGTGGAACGAATATTGAGGGTTGTGTTTATAGATCCAGAACGGCAAAGTCCG GCTTTGGAAAAACTGAAAAGACAGTTAGCTGAAGCTGATGCTGCAGTTGAAGCTCGGAAGAAGCCTCCTGCGGAGGCAGGTCCTCGTGTTGTTGCTGAAGGGCTTGTGATTGATGAATGG AAAGAGAGAAGGGAGAAGTATCTGGCCCGGCAACAAGTTCAAGCTGTAGATTCGGTGTAA
- the LOC106780297 gene encoding uncharacterized protein LOC106780297 gives MAPRLWSCFRHKHAAGCRDVDGGLAEEEEALTAVEDGPVLVEMFTSQGCATSPAADLVLSRLGRGDFQLPVPVVLLAFHVDYWDYVGWKDPFGSSQWTVRQKAYVEALGLDTLYTPQIVVQGQAQLSGNDDITLVSSITSAPRFPAPTFQATFSRPTSSFLEVSLNGALMTNVDNHGADVMVALYESGLVTDCPRGENKGRVLSNDYVVRKLEKLCTVADHPARKKVSGMVCFSLWNTFNSTRCGLAVFVQTKSHKIFGSQTFLLPDDI, from the exons ATGGCGCCTCGTCTCTGGTCCTGCTTCCGCCACAAGCACGCAGCCGGATGCCGTGACGTCGACGGTGGCTTAGCGGAGGAGGAGGAGGCGTTGACGGCTGTTGAGGATGGACCAGTGCTGGTGGAGATGTTCACGTCGCAGGGATGCGCGACGTCGCCGGCGGCAGACCTGGTGCTGTCGCGGCTGGGGAGGGGTGACTTCCAGCTGCCAGTGCCGGTGGTGCTGCTGGCCTTCCACGTGGACTACTGGGACTACGTGGGCTGGAAGGACCCCTTTGGGTCGAGCCAATGGACCGTCAGGCAGAAGGCCTATGTTGAGGCCCTTGGGCTTGACACGTTGTACACCCCACAGATTGTAGTCCAGGGTCAGGCCCAACTCTCTGGAAATGACGATATCACCCTCGTCTCTTCCATCACTTCTGCGCCTAGGTTCCCTGCTCCCACCTTCCAG GCAACTTTCAGTAGGCCTACATCATCTTTTCTGGAAGTCAGCCTAAATGGAGCATTGATGACGAATGTGGACAATCACGGAGCAGATGTCATGGTAGCATTATACGAAAGTGGTTTGGTTACGGACTGTCCTAGAGGGGAAAACAAAGGGCGTGTTCTGTCCAATGACTATGTTGTTAGAAAACTTGAAAAGCTCTGCACTGTGGCAGACCACCCTGCTAGGAAGAAAGTATCGGGAATGGTTTGTTTTTCCTTGTGGAATACATTCAACAGCACCAGGTGTGGCCTGGCAGTCTTTGTTCAAACCAAATCACACAAAATTTTTGGTTCACAGACTTTTCTACTGCCAGATGATATATGa